From the Streptomyces nodosus genome, the window CCGAGCAGCCGCGCCTCCTCGGCGACCCGGGCGACGTCGTCGACGACCAGAACCTCGTCGTGCTCGACACCGAAGTACTCGGTGGCGATCTCGCGCAGGCCCGGCCGGAAGGAGTCGGTGCAGATATAGCCGGGCGCGTCGAACAGCGCCGCGTGCTCGCCGAGGAAGGCGTCGAAGTGGTCCCTGCCCAGACCGCCGTAACAGACGGTGCGCAACCCCAGGCCGCGCAGCAACCCCACGAGGGCGACAGCGCCCTCGTTCACCCGCACCGGACAGGTCCTCAGATACCGCGCCCGTTCCTCGAAGTACGCCTCCAGCGCTTCCTCGCCGCTCATCGCCAGCCCCCCGGCCTCGGCGAGCAGCCGCCCCGCGACCGCGCGGGGCTGGGAGAAGATCGTGCGCTCCAGCTCGGCGGTGTACACGCAGCCGCGGCTCACCAGGAAGTGGTGGATGACCGGACTGAAGGTGTCGTTCAGCATGACACCGTCGATGTTCACCGCGCCCAGGCGCAGATGCGCCAGACCCTGACTCATGTGATCCCCCTCGGTGAGACCGCGGGCCCGGCCGCGGCACTGGAAGCGCGGCCTCAGCCGGCCGCGTCGGCTCTCTCCCCGCCCACAAACTCCTCGGCGCCCTTCCGGACCTGCCCGTCTGCGGCCGTGGCCGCGGTGCTCGCCACCCGGAGCACGTCCCGGATCCGGTCCGGGTTCACCTCGGTACGGGCGACAACGGCCGGGACGGCGACCCCCGGCAGCAGCAACCGCCACATCCGAACCGCGCGCTCGGACAGGTCCGCCCGCGCCTCGCTGGCGACGGCCGAGTACATCTGCATGCCGGTACACGCCTCGACCACGAACTCGGCCAGCTCGGCGGGCTCGACGCCGGCCTGCAACTCGCCCCTCTCACGGGCCGATTCGAGGCACTCGGTCATGATCTGGCTCCACTCCTGGTACGGAGCGGCGTCCTTCACGCCGAACGAGCCCTGCTCACCGGTGAGACGCACACCCGCCCGCAGCAGCGGATCCACCCGGAGCTGGTACGCC encodes:
- a CDS encoding type I phosphoribosyltransferase yields the protein MSQGLAHLRLGAVNIDGVMLNDTFSPVIHHFLVSRGCVYTAELERTIFSQPRAVAGRLLAEAGGLAMSGEEALEAYFEERARYLRTCPVRVNEGAVALVGLLRGLGLRTVCYGGLGRDHFDAFLGEHAALFDAPGYICTDSFRPGLREIATEYFGVEHDEVLVVDDVARVAEEARLLGMPFVGHPSRFEHSFQRQLMREAGVRHLVDSLHAIDEDLLRTLDSEAAAGTAWAA
- a CDS encoding ScbR family autoregulator-binding transcription factor; protein product: MAQQPKQERAVQTRESLLRAAADVFDEVGFAGASISRILKRAGLTAGALYFHFDSKEDLARAVMNAQPRSIVPWLESEGLQRLVDITMVWAYQLRVDPLLRAGVRLTGEQGSFGVKDAAPYQEWSQIMTECLESARERGELQAGVEPAELAEFVVEACTGMQMYSAVASEARADLSERAVRMWRLLLPGVAVPAVVARTEVNPDRIRDVLRVASTAATAADGQVRKGAEEFVGGERADAAG